TCAGCATCGGCCATAAAACTCAAATCACAAATTCCGTTCTTCTTGGGCTCAGCCAAGCCGGTGTAAAGTATATCTCCACAAGAAGTATTGGATATAACCATATTAATGTAAAATACGCACAGAGCGTTGGCGTTTCCGTTGAAAATGTCGCTTATTCGCCCGATAGCGTGGCTGATTACACATTAATGCTGATGCTGATGGCGGTGCGGAATGCGAAATCCATTATCAGCCGTGCAGATATTCATGATTTCAGATTGAATGATGTACGCGGGAAAGAATTACGCGATATGACTATTGGAGTAATTGGAACAGGACGTATTGGCACAGCAGTTATTGATAGGCTGCGGGGTTTTGGCTGCCGCATATTAGCCTATGACCATCGTCCCAAAACCTCTGCCGATTACGTTCCTCTTGATGAATTGTTGCAGCAGAGCGATATTGTAACGCTACATACACCGCTTAACGCGGATACAAACCATCTTTTTGATCGCCAGCGTATCGGGCAGATGAAGCAGGACGCGTTTATTATCAATACAGGACGCGGTTCACTCCTTGATACCGAGGTTCTTATTACAGCGCTGGAAAGCGGTAAACTAGGCGGTGCGGCGCTGGATGTCCTCGAAGGAGAGGAAGGAGTTTTCTACTTTGACTGCAGAGAAAAACCCATTGAAAGCAAACTGTTGCTGCGGTTACAAAAATTACCGAATGTGCTTATTACTCCGCACACCGCCTATTACACAGAACACGCTTTGAGGGATACTGTTGAAAATACTATTATCAATTGCCTGAAATTTGAAAGGAGAAAGCAGCATGGATAAGTTGAAAATCGCAATTATATTCGGAGGCTGTTCCGAAGAACATCCCATCTCCGTTAAATCTGCCCAAGAGGTCGCAAAAAATCTTGATCCCCAAAAGTATGAACCCTTCTATATCGGGATTACAAAAAATGGTGTTTGGAAGCTTTGTAACTTCCCTGACAGAAATTGGGAAAAGATTAGCTGCCATCCGGCAATGCTGTCACCGGACAGAAGCATACATGGATTGCTTGTTCTGGAGCAGGGACAATATAAAACGATCCCTTTGGATATGGTGTTTCCCGTTCTGCATGGCAAACTTGGCGAGGATGGTGCGATGCAGGGTTTGTTGGAGCTTTCCGGCATCCCCTATGCAGGCTGCGATGTCCAAAGTTCTGCCCTGTGTATGGACAAATCCCTTGCTTATATTGTCGCTGGAAACGCAGGAATCGCTACGCCAAATTTCTGGATTATCACGGCGAAGGAGAATATTGATGCGGGCGGGTTTACTTATCCCGTTTTTGTAAAGCCGGCCCGATCGGGTTCATCTTTCGGCGTCACTAAGGTATGCCGAAAGGAAGAATTGCGAAGTGCGGTGGAAACCGCAAGGCAGTATGACTCGAAGGTGTTGATTGAAGAGGCTGTCGCCGGCAGTGAGGTAGGATGTGCGATATTAGGGGATGATATGGATTTGATTGCAGGCGAGGTAGATCAGATTAGCCTGTCTCATAGTTTTTTCAGAATACATCAGGAGAATGAGCCTGAAAAGGGTTCCGAAAACTCAACAGTAACCGTTCCCGCCGACATTTCGGCGGAGGCGCGTTTGCTCATTCAGGAGACAGCAAAAGCCATATATCGCGCCTTGGGATGCAGGGGACTATCTAGGGTGGATATGTTTCTGAAGGAAGATGGAAAAGTAATACTTAACGAGGTTAATACTTTGCCCGGTATGACCTCATACAGCCGTTATCCGAGGATGATGGCAGCCGCAGGGTTAACCTTGGCGGAAGTGATCGACAGGATTGTGGCGTTGACATTGAAAGGAAAAAGATGATGAAAAATGATTTTGTCTTTGTAGATGAGTTTGTATCCGGAATACGGTGGGATGCTAAATACGCCACATGGGATAATTTTACCGGCAAACCGGTGGACGGATATGAAGTCAATCGAATTGTCGGTACGAGAGCTTTGTGCAAAGCCCTGGAAAAAGCACGGGAAAACGCCGCATCCCTGGGCTTTGGCTTGCTTCTTTGGGATGGTTATCGCCCTCAACGCGCCGTAGATTGTTTTCTGCGCTGGTCAAAACAGCCGGAAGATGGCCGGACAAAACTAAAACACTATCCAAATATTTACAAAACCGAGATAGTTGAAAAAGGATATGTGGCCGCTAAGTCGGGCCATAGCCGGGGCAGCACAATTGACTTAACACTTTATCATTTAGCCGACAATACACTTGTTTCAATGGGCGGTGACTTTGATTTGATGGATTCAGCCTCACATCATGGAGCAAAAGGAATCACGCAAGCCGAAGCTAGAAACCGTCAATACCTTTGTTATATCATGGAGGCCTGCGGTTTTGTTTCATACGATTACGAGTGGTGGCATTACACACTGAAACACGAACCTTATCCAAACACTTATTTTGATTTTCCCATCACGTAGTTGAGCCGGTCAAAGAAATCGCCAAAAGCGTTGAAAGTATTTATGGTAGTTAATATTTAGTCAACATAATATATATATTTCCATGCCTGAAAAGGCAATATCGTATCCCGCAGTTTACCCCTTTGGAGGGATTTTCTTTGCTAATACAATTTGTTTTTAACTATAAACGACCGCCATAAGAAAATCTTAAGAAGTTCATAAGATGGAATTCCAACATATCTCCTTGTTCTGTGGTTGAATAATATCATCACAGAATAAGGAGCTGGTTATCATAGTACGAAAAGTAAAAAATAAAAAGCCAAGAATACGCATATTTGTGATATTTCTGTTGACGTTTGTCATTGCTGCTTTTGTTTACAAATCCATCGTTACTCCAGGAAGCCAACATATATATGAGAAGGGACATGACTATAAAACCTCGTTGTATTCTTCTTTAAAGATAACACCCGATTCTTCCGGCGATAGAACAACACCGGTTCCTCCATCAAAGATAGAATCCGATCACTCTGCATCTATATCTTTCGATAAGCTTAACAGCTCTAATGCGATTTTGATCCGGTTAGCAGATGATACCGTCCTGATGCAGAAAAGCAGTGAAGAAAAAATCTATCCTGCTTCTTTAACTAAGATGATGACGGCCATTGTTGCGATAGAAAATTTACCTGATTTGAAGGTAAAAATCAAACTTACCAATTCTACGTTTCAGGGGCTGTACGAAGCAGATGCATCAATGGCAGGTTTCCAACCCGGTGAGCAGGTCAGGGCAATCGATCTTGTTTATGGAGTAATGCTGCCCAGTGGTGCAGAGAGCTGTATTGGGCTTGCTGATCAGATTGCGGGATCAGAACAGAATTTTGTAAAAATAATGAATCAAAAAGCGGCAGATCTCGGTATGGACAATACCCATTTTGAAAATACAACCGGACTTCAAAATGAAAACCACTACACAACAGTCAAAGATATGGCTATTCTTCTAAGCTATGCTTTGCAAAATGATACTTTCCGGGAGATTTTTACTTCATCCCGTCATTCCACACAACCTACTAATAAGCACCTTCTAGGGATAACCTTTTATAATACCATGTTTGAAGAACTCAACAATCAAAACATTATTGGTGGGGAAATTTTAGGAGGAAAGACTGGATATACCGATGAGGCCGGCCTATGTCTCGCGAGTCTGGCCAAAGTGGGTAAACAAGAATATATCCTTGTTTCAGCCGGTGCGAAAGGGGATCACCGTTCGGAACAGTATAATATTACCGATGCATTAGCTGTATACAACAGTATAGGAAAATAATAAGTTTTTCATAAGAATTTATTAAGATTTTGATAAGCAAAAATTCCAACATCGCCTGCCTGATTTCGATAAGATAAAATTATCAAATGGGATAGGGTTACATAATTTCAGAAAGGGGGGCCTCGGAGATGAAAAGAAAAAGAATTACTCAGTTGTTTCCATTCTTACTACCAATCCGCAGGACACAAAAAAAATTATTCTTCTATGCCAAGATGTACTTTGATCGGAACCGTTATGCAAAAGCAAAGGCTCCAGAGTTTTTGCCTTTTTGTATATATGAAACCAAGTCGAAGCTTCTAAATGAAAATACAGGCTTTGATATGAAATATCAGGAAAACAAGGTGTTTAATCTGCACCTTGCCTCGGAGCCTGTAAATGGCATATTAATACGCCCTGGTGAAATATTTTCATTTTGGCAGCGCGTGAGTTATGCCGAGAAAAATGAGCGGTATAAGGACGGTTTGTGCGTGGTGAACGGCGAATTGGTCACGGTCCCGGGAGGCGGTTTGTGTCATCTCAGCAATTTTCTGTTTTGGATGTTTCTGCATACTCCCCTCACTATTGTAGAACGGCATCCTCATCAGGTTAAGGATTTTCCTTCTCCTGATGAGGATGAACCGGATGGTGTGGACGCTACGGTCAACGAGGGGTGGTTGGATTTAAAGGTAAAAAACAACACCGATCTTACCTTCCAAATTGAAATATCCATCAATGAGCCTTACATATATGGCCGTATTTTTGTGGATCAGGCTAAAGGGCATCGTTACGAGATCATTAATCGCGAAAAGAGCTTTTTTAAAAAAGACGGGAAAACCTTTGAGCGGGTTTCTGTCTGTCGGCAAAAGATAGACATCAAATCCGAACAAGTTGTTTCAGAAAACCTGCTTTATACGGATGTATGTGAAATCGGGTATCAGCTTCCGGAAGAAACTGCTGTCGCAGAGGAGATGTCTTGATTGGTTGCCACTCGCCAATCATAAGCCCAATCCGCATGGATCGACTCATGATGATATTACGATATCCATGATGTAAAATGTGGTGATATAGCCACCTTGAACGGTGAAGGCGGGGCCGAAATCATTGCCGCAGAGGAAAAGCTGCGGCTTCCGAAACAATCACAAACGAATTGTTAAGCCGGCCAGGAAGTTAGTTGGAAAGGGTTTATCTATAAAATACAAAAAGATTTATAAAAATTTAAAAAATAATTCCCTGCACCCCCTCACTTTTTCCCTAAAGAAGCGAGGGGATTTTTAACTGGCTACAGATTGTCTGACTCATTTTAGCTTACCTTAATGTTCGCGTTTTTAATTTGCATCTTTTATGACCTAACTTTTCAGCTGTTGCCGGATGGTCCTGAATTTGTCTCGTTTACATCCGAGAACAGACTAATGGATGCTCCTCATATTCTCCTATCTGAATTGTTTGATGATGACCAAGAGCTGATCTCTGATTAACTTACAATTGGCAAAAGTGATGCTGACTAGGTTCGAGCCGCTGATTTATATAATCCTGCAAAAGAAACTATTATACGTTTCTACGAATAACTCTTTGACGAGGGCAGATTTACATCATGTCGGATATATTTTTGAAAAATCTTTAGTATCTCTTGACAAATAAAACAAGGTAATATATTATCTTTATAGGTAATACATTACATTTATATTTAGGAGGAACAATCATGAATAAGGTTGATGAAGCTACCGATACTGATTTTATTTTCGGCGCATTACTGGTGGTCGCAAACAAAATGGATACTTTACTTGACAGGGTTTTAAGCAAATATAATATAACCTCAAAGCAGTGGTTTTTGCTGCTGATCCTTTTTAATATTTTTGAAAAGCCGCCTACAATAAAGGAAGCGGCGAAAGAGATGGGCTCTTCACATCAGAATATAAAGCAGGTTGCGTTAAAGCTCGAAGAAAAAGGGATGCTCAGGCTTGAAAAGGATAAGAAAGATTTAAGGGTCACAAGGCTTGTTGTCACTGAAAAAAGCTATGAATTCTGGAAAACTGCCGAAAATGACGGGATAAAATTCATGAAAGAATTTTATGCAGGCGTCGGAAATGACAGATTGAAAAATGCCAGGCTTTTTATATCGCAGATTATGCTGAACTTAAAGGCTATGGAAGAAAAAAATGAGTAGCTTTTAGATATATTGGAAACTAATAAATTTTGAATTGGGGGCTTATTTATGAAACATAAAAAATCAATTTCTGTTCTTGTTATTTTGATTATCCTGCTTTCTACAATTGCATGTGCCGCAGGACTGTTTTGGTCCGGCGAAGCAACCGAAAAGGAATTTCAGGCAATCACCGGTGAAAGGGTTAAAGTTTTAGGGGAAGGATTATATAAAAATGATTCGCTTTCCGTTGCATCGCAGGGAAAGGCATCGGATTTTATTACCCTGTTTTTGGCAATACCGTTGATGTCCATATCGCTGACAGCGGCAATCCGGGGGTCTTTCAGAGGCCGGCTTTTTCTGAGCGGAACCTTGGGCTATTTCCTTTACACATACATGTCCTATACATTTTTATGGACGTATAACCGGTTTTTTATCGTATATGTATTTTTAATGTCTTTAAGTTTTTTTGCATTCATTCTATGCTTAACAGGCTTTGACATCCAGAATATGCCATCCATGTTTAAAAAGAAACTACCCGTTAAAATATTAGGGGGCTTTCAGTTGTTTATTGCCTTTATGATCGGTATACTCTGGCTTTCTAAAATTGCTCCTTCCATATTGAACGATGCGGTTCCTGCGGGCCTTGAGCATTATACGACGCTGGTCATTCAAGGAATGGATTTGGGATTTGTGGTTCCGACCGCCGCGTTGTCCGGTATTCTGCTTATTAAGCGAAGGCCATTGGGGTATCTTCTTTCATCGATTATCATATTAAAGGGGATTACCATGCTGACTGCCATTTCCGCCATGATCGTCAATATGTCATTAAACGGAGTGGAGATAAACTCTATTGAAGCCGTTATCTTCCCCGTGTTTAATGTACTGGCTGTTATATGCTTGGTTATATTGATAAAAAATACGGAGAAAAAGGCGGAGGCTATATGATGAATACGGCATTGTGTGCAAATTGGATTCTGCATCCATTCTTATGCTTCCCGCGGCAATTGCGCTTTCCGGCTTTGATGGGTATTGAAGGGCCTTACAGTTATAAGGGAACTATTCCGGATGGTTATATGGTTGCCGAACTGGAAGCATGCGAAATGTTATATTTTTAAAAGCATTTGAAAATGAAGATGATTCCGGAGCGGCGACTTCTTTGTCTTTATATAAGGGAATGTAGATGTACATTCTGATATGAAAGTGTTAATGACTAAAAATTGAAGTATTTAATATTTTAACTATGACAAGACTGTCTGTGCTATTCCAATAAAATATTCAGATTCACGGCGAATATGATTTATAACCACGGCAGCTACAGGATTATTACGTGCAGCTTCACTTTCAGATAAAATTTGGTTAAGTAGCATAATGAATTGCTGGCTTTGGCAAAAAGCAAGGCTGATTAATTGCATAGTTTGCTGTTGTATGGTAAGGTTTATGTTCCCCTTTGACCTAATAATTGTCTCTATATATTTTACGGCTATTCCTTCTACTTGGTGAAAATCTTGTTCAAACTGTTGTAATCGTATGACAAACTCTGATTCCAAATTATTTACTATTTGACGAATAACAATTGTGTGTTCTGATTCTTGCCGCTTCCAAAATTCCATTTCATCCAAGATCCTGGACAGGTTTCCCTCTCCATAGTAGAACTGCATAAACATACTTCCCCTCATGATAAAATATGAACTTATATAATTATCATATTTACATAAAACTCAAATATGACTGCTTATAGTCATATTTTCTATGAAAAACTGAATTACATTTGAGATTTACCCGTTAAGTGCGGCAGGTATGTATTACACCAAAGCGCATGGATAACGGATACAAAGATTACTCAAAGGACGATCTGAAGATTTTACTACGTATTAAGCTTCTGAGGAGCCTTCATATCTCGCTGGATAAAAATTGAGAAATTTTCAACTATTCTATCCTTCCTATGTTTTATAGAGAAAATATTTAGGAAGATTCCCTACATTGCGGCAATCAGCATCTTAACCCTGCTATATTAATGCTCTTTTCATATTGTAGGCCCTTATTTTTTGATGTCAAACCAACCTTTTCGTTTAAACCAGAGCAACATAATAATGCCGATCAATGCCATAATCCCAAGAACATAAAAATAACCATACCGCCACCTTAGCTCCGGCATATAATCAAAATTCATTCCATATATTCCTACTATAAACGTTAAAGGTATGAAAGTTGAGGTTATTACAGTAAGTATAGTCATGATTTTATTCATTTTATGAGAATTTATGGAGATGTAATTATCGCGGACATCTGAAGTAACTTCACGGTTTGATTCAACAATATCCGAAAGTCTTAACAGATGGTCATAAATATCATTAAAATATCGCTTGTTATCTTTAAAACCTTCCAAACGCCCTGAATTTAGCACCCTATATAGTAACTCCTTCATGGAATTTATTATATGCCTTAATTTCAGCAGATCTGTCCGTATTTGAAAGACTTGATCAATCAGATTATGAATCCTGCTGTCTCCTGACTGTATATCAATCTCACTTAAAGAATCCTCAATTCGGAATACTGAGGGAAAATAATAATCCACAATTTCGTCAAGAATTAAATAAGCAATATAAGTAGACCTTTCTTCCTGGATGGTTGCACTATTTAAGATTTTTTTACGGACATTTTCAGTTTCTTTTAGCTTTGTTTTATGGAAAGAAACCACATAATTTGCACTAACAAATAAATCCACTTCGATTGGTTCCAGTGTCTTTTCGTCCAGAGCATGAAATATAAAAAAGTTATAGGTGTCATAATAATCGACTTTAGGGCGTTCCAAGTGCTCAAGGCAGTCCTCTATAGCCAGATCATCGAACTTAAAGTGCTCGCTTAATAAAGCCACTTCCTCTTCATTAGGTGATTCAAAATCTATCCAATACCAGTTGATATCCTCCGTGGATAATCTCTCAAGGGGAACATTCGTAAGCATTTCTGAATCTTTCGTTTGTGCAAATGTATATATCAACCTCTTCTCCTCCATTCTCCTCTTAGTATATGCTGTAAAAATTATGACCAATCATTTGGAATCACAATACTATTAGCCTTTTAATAGTTTTATCAAGTTAATATTAATTTTATCAAATATGCTAAGACAATTCATTAATTTATGATTATTATGTGAAGAGTCCGCTGTTTCCAGCAAAGATGCAGCTGGGCAGATATGCTCATTCAGCATTTTATTAAAATAAGGCGGCTAATAAAAAACCTGGTCGAAACATTGTTTCAATCAGGTCAGAGACGAAAAATCAACCTATCAAACCATCCTTGCGGTTAAAGTGCACATTCTCTTGGAAAGTGCTTATGCAATTCCTGCCAGCTTTCTGCCGTATTTAACAGCTTCATCAGCCATAGGTATCATTGCAATATTCCTGGCGTTAGGATCGCTTGAATTGACAAGTAAAAATCCAAAGAATATATAACTGTTATATTTCCCATAGGTATCATAGCAGCGTCGAACTTCTGCGCGGATTATTTCTTCATCCATGGAATATCCCGGAGCACCATTGGTATTATAACCGCCGATAATTGTGAACCTGTCTCCGTACTTTTGCAATATGCCTTCGATATCGTTGGTAGGCTGTACTGCTGACCAGGCTTGAGCGCCGGCTTCAATAAAGTCTTCTATGAGCATGTCTGCTTTACCGCAGGTGTGCTGTATGGGATACATTCCAAGGTTTCTTACTGCATCAAAAAGGCGTTTGTGATGAGGTTTTATAAGATTGCGGTATGTTTCCGGAGCCATGAAGGGATGCTGTTCCGTTGCGATATCATCATAGATTGTGAAGGCATCAGCCTTGTAATATTTAGCTACCTTTTCCGCAACCTTTATCTTATAGTCGGTTATTGCTCCTATTAAATCATAGGCTGCTTCCGGTTCTTCGTACATAGCTATTAAGGCTTCCTCAAACCCCATCAATGCACCTAACCTTTCATAGGGTCCGTTGCCGCTGCCGAATTCAAGAAACTGAGTTTCTTTATCATAATTTATCAAA
The sequence above is a segment of the Oxobacter pfennigii genome. Coding sequences within it:
- the vanH gene encoding D-lactate dehydrogenase VanH — protein: MAKMGITIYGCGQDETVLFQEAAPRFGVMPTITDAAVSEVNIELALGNRCISIGHKTQITNSVLLGLSQAGVKYISTRSIGYNHINVKYAQSVGVSVENVAYSPDSVADYTLMLMLMAVRNAKSIISRADIHDFRLNDVRGKELRDMTIGVIGTGRIGTAVIDRLRGFGCRILAYDHRPKTSADYVPLDELLQQSDIVTLHTPLNADTNHLFDRQRIGQMKQDAFIINTGRGSLLDTEVLITALESGKLGGAALDVLEGEEGVFYFDCREKPIESKLLLRLQKLPNVLITPHTAYYTEHALRDTVENTIINCLKFERRKQHG
- the vanI gene encoding D-alanine--(R)-lactate ligase VanI, which translates into the protein MDKLKIAIIFGGCSEEHPISVKSAQEVAKNLDPQKYEPFYIGITKNGVWKLCNFPDRNWEKISCHPAMLSPDRSIHGLLVLEQGQYKTIPLDMVFPVLHGKLGEDGAMQGLLELSGIPYAGCDVQSSALCMDKSLAYIVAGNAGIATPNFWIITAKENIDAGGFTYPVFVKPARSGSSFGVTKVCRKEELRSAVETARQYDSKVLIEEAVAGSEVGCAILGDDMDLIAGEVDQISLSHSFFRIHQENEPEKGSENSTVTVPADISAEARLLIQETAKAIYRALGCRGLSRVDMFLKEDGKVILNEVNTLPGMTSYSRYPRMMAAAGLTLAEVIDRIVALTLKGKR
- a CDS encoding D-alanyl-D-alanine carboxypeptidase family protein, with protein sequence MVRKVKNKKPRIRIFVIFLLTFVIAAFVYKSIVTPGSQHIYEKGHDYKTSLYSSLKITPDSSGDRTTPVPPSKIESDHSASISFDKLNSSNAILIRLADDTVLMQKSSEEKIYPASLTKMMTAIVAIENLPDLKVKIKLTNSTFQGLYEADASMAGFQPGEQVRAIDLVYGVMLPSGAESCIGLADQIAGSEQNFVKIMNQKAADLGMDNTHFENTTGLQNENHYTTVKDMAILLSYALQNDTFREIFTSSRHSTQPTNKHLLGITFYNTMFEELNNQNIIGGEILGGKTGYTDEAGLCLASLAKVGKQEYILVSAGAKGDHRSEQYNITDALAVYNSIGK
- a CDS encoding DUF2935 domain-containing protein, with amino-acid sequence MDEMEFWKRQESEHTIVIRQIVNNLESEFVIRLQQFEQDFHQVEGIAVKYIETIIRSKGNINLTIQQQTMQLISLAFCQSQQFIMLLNQILSESEAARNNPVAAVVINHIRRESEYFIGIAQTVLS
- the vanW gene encoding glycopeptide resistance accessory protein VanW; its protein translation is MKRKRITQLFPFLLPIRRTQKKLFFYAKMYFDRNRYAKAKAPEFLPFCIYETKSKLLNENTGFDMKYQENKVFNLHLASEPVNGILIRPGEIFSFWQRVSYAEKNERYKDGLCVVNGELVTVPGGGLCHLSNFLFWMFLHTPLTIVERHPHQVKDFPSPDEDEPDGVDATVNEGWLDLKVKNNTDLTFQIEISINEPYIYGRIFVDQAKGHRYEIINREKSFFKKDGKTFERVSVCRQKIDIKSEQVVSENLLYTDVCEIGYQLPEETAVAEEMS
- a CDS encoding MarR family winged helix-turn-helix transcriptional regulator; protein product: MNKVDEATDTDFIFGALLVVANKMDTLLDRVLSKYNITSKQWFLLLILFNIFEKPPTIKEAAKEMGSSHQNIKQVALKLEEKGMLRLEKDKKDLRVTRLVVTEKSYEFWKTAENDGIKFMKEFYAGVGNDRLKNARLFISQIMLNLKAMEEKNE
- a CDS encoding uroporphyrinogen decarboxylase family protein, which encodes MPTVKENYIRALNHQKPYWVPDSTTGICRPGFSDDYEKGPIGGGYDAFGVRWVCPNSGAGAPIPAPGEFLLKDITEWNKVVKFPDVDAIDWRRYADTALINYDKETQFLEFGSGNGPYERLGALMGFEEALIAMYEEPEAAYDLIGAITDYKIKVAEKVAKYYKADAFTIYDDIATEQHPFMAPETYRNLIKPHHKRLFDAVRNLGMYPIQHTCGKADMLIEDFIEAGAQAWSAVQPTNDIEGILQKYGDRFTIIGGYNTNGAPGYSMDEEIIRAEVRRCYDTYGKYNSYIFFGFLLVNSSDPNARNIAMIPMADEAVKYGRKLAGIA
- the vanX gene encoding D-Ala-D-Ala dipeptidase VanX, with amino-acid sequence MKNDFVFVDEFVSGIRWDAKYATWDNFTGKPVDGYEVNRIVGTRALCKALEKARENAASLGFGLLLWDGYRPQRAVDCFLRWSKQPEDGRTKLKHYPNIYKTEIVEKGYVAAKSGHSRGSTIDLTLYHLADNTLVSMGGDFDLMDSASHHGAKGITQAEARNRQYLCYIMEACGFVSYDYEWWHYTLKHEPYPNTYFDFPIT
- the corA gene encoding magnesium/cobalt transporter CorA codes for the protein MIYTFAQTKDSEMLTNVPLERLSTEDINWYWIDFESPNEEEVALLSEHFKFDDLAIEDCLEHLERPKVDYYDTYNFFIFHALDEKTLEPIEVDLFVSANYVVSFHKTKLKETENVRKKILNSATIQEERSTYIAYLILDEIVDYYFPSVFRIEDSLSEIDIQSGDSRIHNLIDQVFQIRTDLLKLRHIINSMKELLYRVLNSGRLEGFKDNKRYFNDIYDHLLRLSDIVESNREVTSDVRDNYISINSHKMNKIMTILTVITSTFIPLTFIVGIYGMNFDYMPELRWRYGYFYVLGIMALIGIIMLLWFKRKGWFDIKK
- a CDS encoding MerR family transcriptional regulator; amino-acid sequence: MRQVCITPKRMDNGYKDYSKDDLKILLRIKLLRSLHISLDKN